A genomic window from Streptomyces sp. NBC_01429 includes:
- the glnII gene encoding glutamine synthetase, producing the protein MTFKAEYIWIDGTEPTAKLRSKTKILTDGAELPIWGFDGSSTNQAEGHASDRVLKPVFSCPDPIRGGDDVLVMCEVLNIDMTPHESNTRAALTEVAEKFAGQEPIFGIEQEYTFFKGSRPLGFPEGGFPAAQGGYYCGVGADEIFGRDVVEAHLDNCLKAGLGISGINAEVMPGQWEFQVGPLAPLVVADQLWIARWLLYRTAEDFGVSATLDPKPVKGDWNGAGAHTNFSTKAMREGYEAIITACESLGEGSKPLDHVKHYGAGIDDRLTGLHETAPWNEYSYGVSNRGASVRIPWQVEQDGKGYIEDRRPNANVDPYLVTRLIVDTCCTALEKAGQV; encoded by the coding sequence GTGACGTTCAAGGCTGAGTACATCTGGATCGACGGCACCGAGCCGACCGCGAAGCTGCGCTCGAAGACGAAGATCCTCACCGACGGTGCGGAGCTTCCCATCTGGGGCTTCGACGGGTCGAGCACCAACCAGGCCGAGGGTCACGCCTCCGACCGGGTGCTGAAGCCGGTCTTCTCCTGCCCCGACCCGATCCGCGGCGGCGACGACGTCCTCGTCATGTGCGAAGTCCTGAACATCGACATGACGCCGCACGAGTCCAACACCCGTGCCGCGCTGACCGAGGTCGCGGAGAAGTTCGCGGGCCAGGAGCCGATCTTCGGGATCGAGCAGGAGTACACGTTCTTCAAGGGTTCGCGCCCGCTGGGCTTCCCCGAGGGCGGCTTCCCGGCCGCGCAGGGCGGCTACTACTGCGGCGTCGGCGCGGACGAGATCTTCGGCCGTGACGTGGTCGAGGCGCACCTCGACAACTGTCTGAAGGCGGGACTGGGCATCTCCGGCATCAACGCCGAGGTCATGCCGGGCCAGTGGGAGTTCCAGGTCGGCCCGCTGGCGCCGCTGGTGGTGGCGGACCAGCTGTGGATCGCGCGCTGGCTGCTCTACCGCACCGCCGAGGACTTCGGGGTCTCCGCGACGCTCGACCCGAAGCCGGTGAAGGGCGACTGGAACGGCGCGGGCGCGCACACCAACTTCTCCACGAAGGCGATGCGCGAGGGGTACGAGGCGATCATCACCGCCTGCGAGTCGCTGGGCGAGGGCTCGAAGCCGCTCGACCACGTCAAGCACTACGGCGCGGGCATCGACGACCGGCTGACCGGGCTGCACGAGACGGCCCCGTGGAACGAGTACAGCTACGGCGTCTCGAACCGCGGCGCTTCGGTGCGTATCCCGTGGCAGGTCGAGCAGGACGGCAAGGGGTACATCGAGGACCGCCGCCCGAACGCCAACGTCGACCCGTACCTCGTGACGCGGCTGATCGTGGACACGTGCTGCACGGCGCTGGAGAAGGCCGGACAGGTCTGA
- a CDS encoding response regulator transcription factor, whose product MRVVLAEDLFLLRDGLVRMLEAHDFEILAAVESGPELARALAELEPDVAVVDVRLPPSHTDEGLQCALAARRARPGLPVLVLSQHVEQLYARELLADGNGGVGYLLKDRVFDAEQFIDAVRRVAAGGTAMDPQVISRLLSRRAQDKPIGGLTPREREVMELVAQGRSNAAIAAQLVVTERAVAKHTSNIFGKLGLPVSDDDNRRVLAVLAYLEHGR is encoded by the coding sequence TTGCGAGTTGTCCTAGCCGAAGATCTCTTCCTGCTGCGCGACGGTCTGGTCCGGATGCTGGAGGCCCATGACTTCGAGATCCTCGCCGCGGTGGAGAGCGGGCCCGAACTGGCCCGGGCCCTGGCCGAGTTGGAGCCGGATGTCGCCGTGGTCGACGTCCGGCTGCCACCGTCGCACACGGACGAGGGGCTCCAGTGCGCGCTGGCGGCGCGCCGGGCCCGTCCGGGGCTGCCCGTCCTCGTCCTCTCCCAGCACGTCGAGCAGTTGTACGCGCGCGAGCTGCTGGCGGACGGCAACGGTGGCGTCGGCTATCTGCTGAAGGACCGGGTCTTCGACGCCGAGCAGTTCATCGACGCGGTGCGCAGGGTCGCGGCGGGCGGTACGGCGATGGACCCGCAGGTGATCTCGCGGCTGCTCTCCCGGCGCGCCCAGGACAAGCCGATCGGCGGGCTGACCCCGCGCGAGCGCGAGGTGATGGAGCTGGTGGCACAGGGCCGCTCCAACGCGGCGATCGCGGCCCAACTCGTCGTCACCGAACGGGCGGTGGCGAAGCACACCTCGAACATCTTCGGGAAGCTCGGTCTTCCGGTGTCGGACGACGACAACCGGCGGGTGCTGGCGGTGCTCGCCTATCTGGAGCACGGCCGGTGA
- a CDS encoding sensor histidine kinase — MSGNATIRNGRGNGNGGGDGNGFGRGNGFGNGFLSGERIRAALLAGARGLVLAPVALVGGIVFLVTSVLSIAFIVLGIGLFATPLVLTALRRYANLRRLLAATWSDVRVPVPYRPFPQDADGRGPGPVRRCFLMLRDPATWRDLLWLVADMTAGFFLALLTAVLILYPVEGVALAAGLWRPFADGTYWYAFVPVSGPGTGLAAGALGLVLLTGALRYCPDVLRLHFLLTKAVLAPTSDREMALRIERLTESRHDAVDNSAAELRRIERDLHDGAQARIVAMGMDLGTIESLIEKNPAKAKELIGKARQSSAEALTELRDLVRGIHPPVLAERGLGDAVRELALRLPLPLEAEVSAELPGRAEPPVESAAYFAVSETLTNTVKHAGADRIWIDLSHSGGMLRISVTDNGTGGAVLGGGSGLSGVERRLGTFDGVLAVSSPAGGPTMVTMEIPCELS, encoded by the coding sequence ATGAGTGGGAACGCCACCATCAGGAACGGCAGAGGCAACGGCAACGGGGGCGGGGACGGAAACGGGTTCGGGCGCGGAAACGGGTTCGGGAACGGGTTCCTCAGCGGCGAGCGGATCCGCGCGGCGCTGCTGGCGGGCGCGCGGGGGCTGGTCCTGGCCCCCGTCGCGCTCGTCGGGGGGATCGTGTTCCTGGTCACCTCGGTGCTCTCGATCGCCTTCATCGTGCTGGGGATCGGGCTGTTCGCCACCCCCCTGGTCCTGACGGCGCTCCGGAGGTACGCGAACCTGCGCCGGCTGCTCGCCGCCACCTGGTCCGACGTCCGCGTCCCCGTGCCGTACCGGCCCTTTCCCCAGGACGCGGACGGCCGCGGCCCCGGCCCGGTGCGGCGGTGCTTCCTGATGCTGCGGGACCCGGCGACCTGGCGTGATCTGCTCTGGCTGGTGGCGGACATGACGGCGGGGTTCTTCCTCGCGCTGCTGACCGCCGTGCTGATCCTCTACCCCGTGGAGGGGGTCGCGCTGGCCGCCGGGCTCTGGCGCCCCTTCGCGGACGGCACCTACTGGTACGCCTTCGTGCCCGTCAGCGGCCCGGGGACCGGCCTCGCCGCCGGGGCTCTCGGGCTGGTGCTGCTCACGGGCGCTCTGCGCTACTGCCCCGACGTCCTGCGGCTGCACTTCCTGCTGACGAAGGCGGTACTGGCGCCCACGAGCGACCGGGAGATGGCGCTGCGGATCGAGCGGCTCACCGAGTCGCGGCACGACGCCGTGGACAACTCGGCCGCCGAACTGCGCCGCATCGAACGGGATCTGCACGACGGGGCGCAGGCCCGGATCGTGGCGATGGGGATGGATCTGGGGACCATCGAGTCGCTGATCGAGAAGAACCCGGCCAAGGCGAAGGAACTGATCGGCAAGGCCCGGCAGTCCTCCGCCGAGGCGCTGACGGAGCTGCGCGATCTGGTGCGGGGCATCCATCCGCCCGTACTCGCCGAGCGGGGGCTCGGGGACGCGGTACGGGAGCTGGCGCTGCGGCTGCCGCTGCCGCTGGAGGCCGAGGTGAGCGCGGAGCTGCCGGGGCGTGCCGAGCCGCCGGTGGAGTCCGCCGCGTACTTCGCGGTGAGCGAGACGCTGACCAACACGGTCAAGCACGCGGGCGCCGACCGGATCTGGATCGATCTCTCGCACTCCGGGGGGATGCTGCGGATCTCGGTCACCGACAACGGCACGGGCGGCGCGGTGCTCGGGGGTGGCTCGGGGTTGTCGGGAGTGGAGCGCAGGCTCGGTACATTCGACGGTGTCCTGGCCGTCAGCAGCCCCGCGGGCGGTCCCACCATGGTCACCATGGAGATTCCTTGCGAGTTGTCCTAG
- a CDS encoding Gfo/Idh/MocA family protein yields MDKPRIGLLGTGPWAERTHAPALAAHSGIEFSGVWGRRPEAAAALAAAHDTAAHSGEAGLDVLFAESDAIAFALPPDIQAPLAARAAAAGCHLIMDKPVATTVAGARAVADAAAEAGVASVVFCTLRFAPDTARWVARQAATGGWFTAHAYWLGGLFTPGSDSAFADSPWRREKGGLWDVGPHALSALIPLLGDVTDVLAARAEPDLTHLVLRHVSGAASTVALSLSAPHASAGTGLELRGEHGTAELPQNWGDPVDSFAAAVDALLEAVRTGQPHACDVRFGLRLTEILAAAEAQVAAG; encoded by the coding sequence ATGGACAAGCCCCGTATCGGACTTCTCGGCACCGGCCCCTGGGCCGAGCGCACGCACGCGCCCGCCCTCGCCGCCCACTCCGGCATCGAATTCAGCGGCGTCTGGGGACGGCGGCCCGAGGCCGCCGCCGCGCTCGCCGCCGCGCACGACACCGCCGCCCACTCCGGCGAGGCCGGGCTCGATGTGCTCTTCGCCGAGAGCGACGCCATCGCGTTCGCGCTGCCGCCCGACATCCAGGCGCCGCTGGCGGCCCGCGCCGCCGCCGCCGGATGCCACCTGATCATGGACAAGCCGGTCGCGACGACCGTGGCCGGCGCCCGCGCCGTGGCGGACGCGGCGGCGGAGGCCGGGGTGGCGTCCGTGGTGTTCTGCACCCTTCGGTTCGCCCCCGACACCGCGCGGTGGGTGGCGCGGCAGGCCGCCACGGGCGGCTGGTTCACGGCCCACGCCTACTGGCTCGGCGGCCTCTTCACGCCGGGCAGCGACAGCGCGTTCGCCGATTCGCCCTGGCGCCGCGAGAAGGGCGGCCTGTGGGACGTGGGACCGCACGCGCTGTCCGCGCTGATCCCGCTGCTCGGCGACGTCACGGATGTGCTGGCCGCACGCGCCGAGCCCGACCTCACCCACCTCGTGCTGCGGCATGTGTCGGGGGCGGCCAGCACGGTGGCGCTGAGCCTGAGCGCGCCGCACGCGAGCGCGGGTACGGGGCTCGAACTGCGCGGTGAGCACGGCACGGCCGAGCTGCCGCAGAACTGGGGCGATCCCGTCGACTCCTTCGCCGCCGCCGTGGACGCGCTGCTGGAGGCGGTGCGTACGGGCCAGCCGCACGCGTGCGACGTGCGCTTCGGGCTGCGGCTGACGGAGATCCTGGCGGCGGCGGAGGC
- a CDS encoding PepSY-associated TM helix domain-containing protein, giving the protein MAIDDPVQGPRTDEGTGDGRSPAPEAASKAAPETAPGAAPAEAPGAASADAAGSTAGTPAPSGWSSLRPLVLRLHFYAGLLIAPLMLVAAVSGLLYSLSYQAEKVLYRHEMWAPVGDRTQPLADQLAAARAAHPEGTVTSVRLPEEEGATTQVLMATPDAKESHSLAVFVDPYTAEVRGALDSYGSSGALPVRAWLSEFHRHLQLGEPGLYYSELAASWLWVVALGGLLLWVGRKRASKRALLVPERGTTGRRRTLSLHGSLGLWAVTGLVLLSATGLTWSKYAGGNITEIKDQLGSATPSVSAALDGGTAGAGGGGHEGHEGMEDMPGMEGMEGTDVGVDLAVVAARQAGLDGPVQVTLPTEGSGYVIAQTDKQFPVRLDSVAVDPANGTIIDELRFADYPLLAKLTRFGIDAHMGLFLGLANQLALAALALALILLIVWGYRMWWLRRPTKERALGVGRPIPRGTWRKVPLTWLLPLAAVTAVVGWFLPLLGISLLVFLALDAALGLWARARRAAAARG; this is encoded by the coding sequence ATGGCCATTGACGACCCCGTACAGGGGCCCCGTACGGACGAGGGAACGGGAGACGGAAGATCCCCCGCACCGGAAGCAGCGTCCAAGGCCGCGCCGGAGACCGCACCCGGGGCCGCGCCCGCAGAAGCACCCGGTGCCGCATCCGCAGACGCGGCAGGCAGCACCGCCGGTACTCCCGCTCCCTCCGGCTGGAGTTCCCTGCGCCCCCTCGTCCTGCGGCTGCACTTCTACGCGGGCCTGCTGATAGCCCCGCTGATGCTCGTCGCCGCCGTCAGCGGACTCCTCTACTCCCTCTCCTACCAGGCGGAGAAGGTCCTCTACCGCCACGAGATGTGGGCCCCGGTCGGCGACCGCACCCAGCCCCTCGCCGACCAGCTCGCCGCCGCCCGCGCCGCGCACCCGGAGGGCACCGTCACCTCCGTACGCCTGCCGGAGGAGGAGGGCGCGACGACGCAGGTCCTGATGGCCACCCCCGACGCCAAGGAGTCCCACTCCCTCGCCGTCTTCGTCGACCCGTACACCGCGGAGGTACGGGGCGCGCTGGACAGCTACGGCAGTTCGGGCGCCCTTCCGGTGCGGGCCTGGCTCTCCGAGTTCCACCGCCATCTCCAGCTGGGGGAGCCCGGCCTCTACTACAGCGAACTCGCCGCCAGCTGGCTCTGGGTGGTGGCCCTCGGCGGGCTGCTGCTCTGGGTCGGCCGCAAGCGCGCCTCGAAGCGGGCGCTGCTCGTTCCCGAGCGCGGCACCACCGGACGGCGCCGAACGCTCTCCCTGCACGGCTCGCTCGGACTGTGGGCCGTGACCGGACTGGTCCTGCTCTCCGCCACCGGGCTGACCTGGTCGAAGTACGCGGGCGGGAACATCACCGAGATCAAGGACCAGCTCGGCAGCGCGACCCCGTCCGTCTCGGCGGCCCTCGACGGCGGCACGGCCGGCGCGGGCGGCGGCGGCCACGAGGGGCACGAGGGCATGGAGGACATGCCCGGGATGGAGGGCATGGAGGGAACGGACGTCGGTGTCGACCTCGCCGTGGTCGCCGCCCGGCAGGCCGGACTCGACGGGCCGGTCCAGGTGACCCTGCCGACCGAGGGGAGCGGCTATGTCATCGCGCAGACGGACAAACAGTTCCCCGTCCGCCTCGACTCCGTCGCCGTCGACCCGGCCAACGGCACGATCATCGACGAACTGCGCTTCGCCGACTACCCCTTGCTGGCCAAGCTGACCCGCTTCGGCATCGACGCCCACATGGGGCTGTTCCTCGGCCTCGCCAACCAGCTCGCGCTCGCCGCGCTGGCCCTCGCGCTGATCCTGCTCATCGTCTGGGGCTACCGGATGTGGTGGCTGCGCCGTCCCACCAAGGAGCGCGCGCTCGGCGTGGGCCGGCCGATACCGCGCGGCACCTGGCGCAAGGTGCCGCTGACCTGGCTGCTGCCGCTCGCGGCGGTGACGGCGGTGGTCGGATGGTTCCTGCCGCTGCTCGGGATCAGCCTGCTGGTGTTCCTCGCCCTGGACGCGGCGCTCGGCCTGTGGGCGCGCGCGAGGCGCGCGGCGGCGGCACGCGGATAG
- a CDS encoding winged helix-turn-helix domain-containing protein — translation MANSVLSSISSATAAATAGSATSPGRHRLRSVDRDETAPAPVAAVSAGFAPGRIVDFLPPDATWLPAPQHTLPSLPGQPPMVGYLVLVPAERHAAALAASAPRTATGGTGPVLIDSVQRIAVVDGQQLDLTYLEFELLAHLVAHPNRVHTRDQLVTTVWGYGHVGDGRTVDVHVARLRRKLGAEHRRAIQTVRRVGYKYTP, via the coding sequence ATGGCGAACTCCGTTCTGTCCTCGATCTCCTCCGCCACCGCGGCCGCGACCGCCGGTTCCGCGACGTCCCCGGGCCGGCACCGGCTCCGGTCCGTAGACCGTGACGAGACCGCCCCGGCGCCGGTCGCCGCCGTGTCCGCCGGCTTCGCCCCCGGCCGGATCGTGGACTTCCTGCCGCCCGACGCGACCTGGCTGCCCGCACCCCAGCACACCCTGCCGTCACTGCCGGGACAGCCGCCGATGGTCGGCTACCTCGTGCTCGTACCGGCCGAACGGCACGCGGCGGCGCTCGCGGCGTCGGCGCCCCGGACCGCGACGGGGGGCACCGGTCCCGTCCTGATCGACAGCGTCCAGCGGATCGCCGTCGTGGACGGGCAGCAGCTGGACCTCACGTATCTCGAATTCGAGCTGCTCGCCCATCTGGTGGCGCATCCGAACCGCGTGCACACCCGCGACCAGCTGGTGACCACGGTCTGGGGCTACGGGCACGTGGGCGACGGGCGCACCGTCGATGTCCATGTGGCGCGGCTGCGCCGCAAGCTGGGTGCCGAGCACCGCCGCGCGATCCAGACCGTACGGCGGGTCGGGTACAAGTACACCCCCTGA
- a CDS encoding NAD-dependent epimerase/dehydratase family protein, translated as MRLLLLGGTEFVGRALTEAALARGWEVTVFHRGRHPAPPGAVSLLGDRTAPGGLAALGTSGRNGTSGPGEWDAVVDTWSAAPSAVLATARLLADRAGRYAYVSSRSVYAETAPAGCAEGSAPVEGASAAAGATSYPRDKRGGELAAESVFGDRALSVRAGLILGPGENVGRLPWWLGRIARGGPVLAPGPRDNPLQYVDARDLATWTLDAVRQGLGGPYNLVSPPGHTTMGELLDTCVRVTGSDAELRWTDPETIIEAGVEPWIELPVWLPPGESHDAVHRTDVSKALATGLRCRPVTETVADTWAWLGSLGGPAPLRPDRPRVGLSPEVEARLLGG; from the coding sequence ATGAGGCTCCTCCTTCTCGGTGGTACGGAATTCGTCGGCCGCGCGCTCACCGAAGCGGCGCTCGCGCGCGGCTGGGAGGTGACGGTCTTCCACCGTGGCCGTCACCCGGCACCGCCCGGCGCGGTCTCCCTGCTCGGCGACCGCACCGCCCCCGGCGGGCTCGCGGCGCTCGGCACAAGCGGAAGGAACGGCACGAGCGGCCCCGGCGAGTGGGACGCGGTCGTCGACACCTGGTCGGCGGCACCGTCCGCCGTGCTCGCGACGGCCCGGCTGCTGGCGGACCGCGCCGGGCGGTACGCGTACGTCTCCAGCCGCTCCGTGTACGCGGAGACCGCACCGGCCGGGTGCGCGGAGGGCAGCGCGCCGGTGGAGGGCGCTTCGGCGGCGGCAGGAGCGACCTCCTACCCGCGGGACAAGCGGGGCGGCGAGCTGGCGGCCGAGTCCGTCTTCGGCGACCGGGCGCTGTCGGTGCGCGCCGGTCTGATCCTCGGCCCCGGTGAGAACGTCGGCCGGCTCCCCTGGTGGCTGGGCCGGATCGCCCGGGGCGGCCCGGTGCTCGCGCCCGGCCCCCGCGACAACCCGTTGCAGTACGTCGACGCGCGCGACCTGGCCACGTGGACGCTGGACGCGGTACGGCAGGGGCTCGGCGGCCCGTACAACCTGGTGAGCCCGCCGGGGCACACCACCATGGGCGAGTTGCTGGACACCTGTGTGCGGGTCACCGGTTCGGACGCCGAGCTGCGCTGGACGGATCCGGAGACGATCATCGAGGCGGGCGTCGAGCCCTGGATCGAGCTGCCGGTCTGGCTGCCGCCGGGGGAATCCCACGACGCCGTGCACCGCACCGATGTCTCCAAGGCCCTGGCGACGGGGCTGCGCTGCCGCCCCGTGACGGAGACCGTGGCCGACACCTGGGCCTGGCTCGGCTCGCTCGGCGGCCCGGCGCCGCTGCGGCCGGACCGGCCCCGGGTGGGGCTGTCCCCCGAGGTGGAGGCGCGGCTGCTCGGCGGCTGA